A region of the Struthio camelus isolate bStrCam1 chromosome 4, bStrCam1.hap1, whole genome shotgun sequence genome:
ATGTACAGATGCTAATATATCTGTTTGAAAAATCCCATCCCCTagattttctattattattattatctttatCCTATACAAAGAGTGTGTCTGGCCCCCAGTGTGGTGGGGAGGATTTGATCCAGCAGTTCCACTGTTGTCATGTTCCTGTATAGGAAAATGCTACAGAAGACAGGCAGAATTTTAAGGCCCTGTATAATTATAGCTGTTCTTTTAACCCTATAACCATAACTAAATTACTGCATATTTAGGGAAAGGTATTTGTGCTATCCAGAAAATAGAGATTTTTGACAGCTGCATCCCTAAGTACttgggaaggatttttttttttttaataaacacagcTGTAGAAACTTGCTGTAAGTGCATATAGTAATGCAGAATGTAGAACGTAAACTCCGCCACTGTTCTGCAAGGGTAAGTGCTTTAAGCTACAGTACTCACAGATCAAGTAATGACTTCAGATAGTACAGGACAGCAGCCATGCAGTTTATCTTCAGTACAAAGCTAGCAGAGCAGAATATTTGACTAGGAAGCCATTTAATTATACGTGTCAAAGGTAATGAAATATCTTCTTTGCTGAAATCAAAATAGCCTCTGAGCTTCATCTGACTGAATTAATCAAAACAGAGCTAATAATCTCAGACAAAGTAATCTCATTTTATTGGCGACATTCTTCTGCAGTGAAAATCTTTTCATGTCAACTGAGGTTAAGCAACTTACTGCTACTGCTTCAGCTAAGAATATCTGTGATGTGCCAGGTACAAAACTGCTCATaaataaaatgtctctttctcttttccaggttgTAAAATATCCACTTCATGCCATTATGGAAATTAAAGAGTACCTTATAGATATTGCATCAAAGGCAGGAATGCACTGGCTGTCTACCATTGTTCCGACACACCATATCAACGctctcatctttttcttcattatcaGTAATCTGACAATTGATTTTTTTGCCTTCATTATTCCATTAGTCATATTCTATCTGTCCTTCATTTCTATGGTGATTTGCACACTGAAGGTTTTTCAGGATAGTAAGGCCTGGGAAAACTTCCGCACTCTGACTGACTTACTGCTTCGTTTTGAGCCAAACCTAGATGTTGAGCAAGCTGAGGTGAACTTTGGATGGAATCACTTAGAGCCATACGTTTACTTTTTGCTCTCGGTAttctttgtcattttttctttccctatagCAAGCAAAGACTGTATGCCATGCTCAGAGTTAGCTACCGTCTCTGTTTTCTTCACAGTGACAAGTTACATGAGTTTAAGCACGTGCGCAGAACCTTACACACGAAGAGCACTAATGACTGAGATAGCAGCTGGTTGCTTATCCCTATTGCAGGTATTACCTGTGAATTTAGGCTACCTGAAATTCTTAGGTAAAACCTTCTTTACCATTCCTGTAGGCCATTTCTTTGTGATAAATGTAAGCATCCCGTGCCTTTTGTTTTTGTACTTGTTCTATCTTTTCTTCAGAATGGCACAATTGCGGAATTTTAAAGGCACCTACTGCTACCTGGTCCCATATCTGGTCTGCTTTATGTGGTGCGAACTCTCTGTGGTCATTCTGCGGGAGTCCTCTGGCATCGGACTTATTCGTGCATCAATtggttattttctgtttctctttgcgCTCCCAGTGCTAGGCGTAGGCATTGCGCTGATGTGTTTTGTCCATTTCATGAAGTGGTTTGTGTCTCTGGAACTCACGAAAATTGTAGTGACTCTGGTTTTGTGTACTGTTCCTTTGCTTTTCCGATGGTGGACAAGAGCTAACTTCTCTGTAGTTGAAATGGTTAAATCCCTCACTCGAAGTTCAATTGTGAAACTCATTTTGGTGTGGATTACAGCCGTAGTGTTGTTTTGTTGGTTCTATGTCTATCGATCAGAGGGAATGAAAGTTTACAACTCCACCTTGACGTGGAATCAGTATGCTTTCCTCTGTGGACCCCGATCATGGAAGGAGACTAACATGGCACGTACTCAGATTTTATGTAGTCACCTGGAAGGACACAGAGTGACATGGACTGGGCGGTTCAAATATGTGCGTGTTACAGACATTGACAATAGCGCAGAATCTGCAATAAATATGCTTCCGCTCTTTATTGGCGATTGGATGAGATGCTTGTATGGTGAAACCTATCCTCTTTGTGACCCCAAAAATGTTACTATGGAGGAGGA
Encoded here:
- the WFS1 gene encoding wolframin, with amino-acid sequence MNSDPDPPSSPSHSQLHLGRSQLNAAAVDHNESSQKSGPPAGDAAPFSSSAPGYYHSRERAEKNEAMKEEPEVLFEELLERAKAGEAKAQTEVGKHFLRLAEEEDEELNNCSAVDWLILAAKQGRREAVKLLRRCLADRRGITTENEQEVKKLSSETDLERAVRKAALVMYWKLNPKKKKQLAVSELLENVGQVDNEDGEKQPGPVPKSVQKQRRMLERLVSSESKKYIALDDFVEITKKYAKGIIPSNLIMQEEDDDELAGKTPEELPLRLKVVKYPLHAIMEIKEYLIDIASKAGMHWLSTIVPTHHINALIFFFIISNLTIDFFAFIIPLVIFYLSFISMVICTLKVFQDSKAWENFRTLTDLLLRFEPNLDVEQAEVNFGWNHLEPYVYFLLSVFFVIFSFPIASKDCMPCSELATVSVFFTVTSYMSLSTCAEPYTRRALMTEIAAGCLSLLQVLPVNLGYLKFLGKTFFTIPVGHFFVINVSIPCLLFLYLFYLFFRMAQLRNFKGTYCYLVPYLVCFMWCELSVVILRESSGIGLIRASIGYFLFLFALPVLGVGIALMCFVHFMKWFVSLELTKIVVTLVLCTVPLLFRWWTRANFSVVEMVKSLTRSSIVKLILVWITAVVLFCWFYVYRSEGMKVYNSTLTWNQYAFLCGPRSWKETNMARTQILCSHLEGHRVTWTGRFKYVRVTDIDNSAESAINMLPLFIGDWMRCLYGETYPLCDPKNVTMEEEELCRLKYLTKHNCHMKMFDRYKFEITVGMPFSSKNGTKSVEEDDITKDIVLKASNEFKKVLLNLRQGSVIEFSTILEGRLGSKWPVFELKAITCLNCMSKLLPAGRHVKIEHDWRSTVHKAIKFAFDFFFFPFLSAA